GTGCGGTGAAGGACAAGCTTTCGAAGGTGATAGGGTCAAATTCGTCTTGCAGCACCAGACCGGTGCCCACCCAACCCAAGGGGATCAGCGCACCGAGCAGGGCGGCGAGAACCAGCGCGATCGTGCTTGGACGTGACCGGATGATCAGGAAGGCGGCCAGTGCCACCGGCAGGATTGCAGTCCAAAGCGGCAAGGTCGGGGCCGGGATCACGACGGCTTCAAGTGCAACGCGTGCCGGGGCCAGCAGGCCTTTCAGCGTCGCCAAGGCAGCCAGGGCGGCCACGAACAGCACGACCAAAGCGCGCAGATTGCCCGACGCGCCCAAAACCGCCAGTCGTGACAGGCAGCCGCGCGTCATGACCATGCCGGCACCAAAAAGCAGACCGCCGACGATGATTGATAGATAAGGAAGGTCAGCGGCATGGAAGCGATGGGCCGAGAACTCAATCCATCCTGTCTGGACCACCGCTTGGGTGCCCAGCACGGCGACCGCCAAAGCCGTCACCCAAATCGCGAGGGCCGACTGGTTGTCTTGACCGCCCCCATCCAGGCCGCGCCGGAGGCAGAAACGCGTGATTTCCGCCAGCACACCAAAGGCCGCGCCCAGTCCCAATCCGAACAGGATCGAGGCAGTGCGTGGGGTCAGGGTCTCAAAGCCAAGGGTCTCA
This DNA window, taken from Aliiroseovarius sp. F47248L, encodes the following:
- a CDS encoding YeeE/YedE family protein; the encoded protein is MFETLGFETLTPRTASILFGLGLGAAFGVLAEITRFCLRRGLDGGGQDNQSALAIWVTALAVAVLGTQAVVQTGWIEFSAHRFHAADLPYLSIIVGGLLFGAGMVMTRGCLSRLAVLGASGNLRALVVLFVAALAALATLKGLLAPARVALEAVVIPAPTLPLWTAILPVALAAFLIIRSRPSTIALVLAALLGALIPLGWVGTGLVLQDEFDPITFESLSFTAPLADTLFWTGASSAIGANFGTGLIGGVVLGALASALFAGRFQWQGFEGPGQMGRYMTGGALMGFGGVLAGGCTVGAGISGVATLSVAAALALATIAAGAWIAGRVDARLTSRSNAGSAAQPATQAQPQAA